CCTTGAGGACGCCGACGATGAGCAGGTCCTTGCCCGCGTACTCCGCGTCGATCTTCGCGGCCAGCTCGGCCAGCTTCGCGTCGATCTCTTCCTTGGTGATGAGCACCGACTGGAGGTCGTTGCCCATGTCCTTCTCGTCCACCCGCATCACTTTCGTTGTCGGCCGGGGCTCCGGGGTGTCCCCCGGAGGACTCAGCCGTGTCTCAGCACCAATCAGCCCTGCCGGATGACAAGTCTGCCACCCTGCCGCTGGGCCTCCACCCGGCCGGGCAGGTTGATGGCGCCCTGGCCGCGCCATCCGGTGATGAGGCGGTCGACTTCCTCGATGTGGCGGGCGAAGAGCGAGCCCGCGGGGGAGCCGGCGGCGACGACGGCCCTGCGCAGCACACGGCGGCGGACGGCCGGGGGCAGGGCGTACAGCTTGGCGCACTCCAGGCGGCCGTCCTCGTCGCGTACGCCGCCCTCCGCCTCGGCGGCCCAGGCGTCCAGGGCGTCGGCGTCGTCGCGGGAGAGCTGGGCGGTGCGGGCGAGGGCCTCGACGACACCCTTCCCGAGCGCCTTCTCCAGAGCGGGCAGTCCCTCGTGGCGCAGGCGGGAGCGGGTGTAGGCCGGGTCCATGTTGTGCGGGTCGTCCCAGACGGCCAGGGACTGGACCATGCACGCCTTGCGGGCGGTCTGCCGGTCGACCTGGAGGAAGGGGCGGCGGTAGCGGTGGCTGCGGCCGGGGCGGCCGGGGCCGCCGGACACCTCGGGCATGCCGGACAGCGAGCGGATGCCGGATCCGCGGGCGAGGCCCAGCAGGACGGTTTCCGCTTGATCGTCCCGGGTGTGGCCGAGCAGCACGGCGGCGGCGCCGAGGCGGTCGGCGGCCTCGTCCAGGGCTCCGTAACGGGCGTCGCGGGCGGCGGCCTCGGGGCCGCCGTCACGGCCGACGCGCACGGCGACGGACTCCACCGGGTCGAGGCCGAGGGCGGTCATGCGGACGACGACCTCGGCGGCGCGCTGGTCGGAGCCGTCCTGCAGTCCGTGGTCGACGGTGATGCCGCCGGCCCGGATGCCGAGTTTGGGGGCCTCGAAGGCGAGGGCCGAGGCGAGGGCCATGGAGTCGGCGCCGCCGGAGCAGGCGACGAGCACGAGTGGCGGGGTGCCCGCGCCGGTGCGAGGGTCGGCGCAGGGGAACGCTCCGGACGGGGTCCGGGGGCGGTCGGTGAGCTCGGTGAGGACGTCGTGGAGTACGCGGCGGACCGCCAGGCGTATCGCCGCGACCGCAGGATGGGGACCCATGTCCGGTGCCCTTCGATGGAGTTCGGATGCCTCGGAGGCGTCGGGTGGTGTGCTGGGGGTGCTTGCCCGGCTGCCCCCGCGGAACGGAGGATGTCACTCAGAGTGCGTCGATGGTGACAGAGCCGAGCCGTTCCCCGAGCATCGCACGCCCTTATACGGCTCACGGTCCCTCGGACGGGTGATGCTGCTTCCCCCAGTGAGACATGTTTAGGCCTCTTCGTCACGTGTGGCGCGGGTGAACGCGTGGGAAGCGGCGGCGCGGGAGCGCCGGGCCCGCCCGGCGTGCGGGCGGGCCGGTGTTCCCGGGAGTTCCCGGAGGTCACCCCTGCGCGGTGTCCGCGCTCCCCTCGTTCCCCCTGCCGTGGACGCGGGCCACCCAGTCCGCGGGCCGGTCGATCTCCGCCTTGGTGGGCAGTGTGTTCGGAGAGGTCCAGACGCGGTTGAAGCCCTCCATGCCGACCTGGCCCACGACGGCGCGCACGAAGCGCTCGCCGTCGCGGTACTGGCGCAGCTTGGCGTCGAGGCCGAGCAGCTTGCGCAGGGCGGCGTCGAGGCGGCCCGCCCCGCTGGCGCGGCGCTGCTGGAACTTCTCGCGGATCTCGGCGACCGAGGGCACCACCTGGGGGCCGACGCCGTCCATGACGAAGTCGGCGTGTCCCTCCAGCAGGGACATGACGGCGGTGAGGCGGGCCAGGATCTCGCGCTGCTCGGGGGTCTGCACGAGCTCGACGAGGGAGCGCCCCTCGTCGGCCTGCTCGGCGTCCGGGCGGGCGCCGGCGAAGGACTGGGCGGCCTCCCGGATGCGTTCCAGGACGGTCATCGGGTCGACCTCGGTGGCGCCGAGGAACGTCTGGATCTCGCCTTCGAGGTGGGCGCGCAGCCACGGGACGGCCGTGAACTGGGTACGGTGCGTCTCCTCGTGCAGGCAGACCCACAGCCGGAAGTCGTGCGGGGCCACCTCCAGCTCGCGCTCGACGTGGACGATGTTCGGGGCGACGAGCAGCAGCCGGCCGCCCGAAGCGGAGGCCGGCAGGTCGCGGGAGACTGGCGCGAAGGTCTCGTACTGGCCCAGGACCCTGGAGGCCAGGAAGCTCAGCAGCATGCCCAGCTCCACGCCGGTGACCTTGCCGCCGACGGTGCCGAGGACCGCTCCGCCGGGCGCGCCGGCGCGGCGCTCCTGCATCTTGCCGAGGAGGGGCGTGAGCAGGGCCCGGAAGCCCGCGACGTTGGCCCTGACCCAGCCGGGCCGGTCGACGACCAGGACGGGGGTGTCGGGGACGGCGGCGCCGTCCGGGATCATCCGGGTGTACTCGCGTACGTGCCGTTCCGAGGTCCTGGCGTGTCCGCGCAGTTCGGCGACGACGGCCCGCGCCTCGTCCCGGGTGACCTCCGGGCCGGGTCGCACCAGCCGGGTCGCGGTCGCCACCGCGAGGTTCCAGTCGACCATCTCCGCACCACTGATGCTCGTCATGCGTCAACCGTACGTGGGCGAGGCCTTCGGCGGACCCCCTACGGAGCGGCCGCGACGGCGGCGGCCAGCTTGTCGAGGCCCTTCTCGGCGCCCTCGGGGCCGGGGCTGTGGGCCGTGAGGAAGGCGAAGGCGAGGAGCCTGCCCTGGGAGTCGACGACGGTGCCGGAGAGCGAGTTCACCCCGGTGAGGGTGCCGGTCTTGGCGCGGACCAGGCCGGCCGCCGGAGACGCACCGGCGTTGCGGGCGCGCAGGGTGCCGGTGAAGCCGGCGACGGGGAGCCCGGTGAGGACCGGCCGCAGCTCGGGGTGGGAGGGGTCGGCGGCCTTGGCGAGCAGGGCGGTCAGCAGGCCGGCGCTGACCTTGTCGGCGCGGTTGAGACCGCTGCCGTCGGCGAAGCGGGAGCCGGCCGTGTCGAGGCCGAGGCCGGCGAGCCGGGCGGTGACGGCCTTCTCGGCGCCCTCGAAGCCGGCGGGCTGTCCGGAGGCGAGGGCGGTCTGGCGGGCGAGGGCTTCGGCGATGTCGTTGTCGCTGTTGGTCAGCATCCGTTCGACGAGCCCGGCCACCGGGGTGGACTGGGTGACGGCGAGCGGCTGGGCGCCGGCGGCGGCCTTGGCCCGGACCGGTTGCGCGGTGACGGTGATGCCGCGCTCCGACAGCAGGGTGCGGAAGGCGCGGGCGGCGGCCCCGGCGGGGTCGTCGCTGCGGTCCACCGGTCCGGAGGTGGAGTCGTCGGGGCGGCCCTCGTCGGCCGCGAGGGCGGTCACGGGGGCGATGTTGGGATTGACGCCGATCGGGTGCCGGACGGGCCCGGTGTAGAGGCTGTCGTCGTATCCGAGGGTCACGGTGTCGGTGCCGGCGGCCTTGAGGGCCTGGGCGGTGTCGGCGGCCAGGGCGACGAGGCTGCCACCGGATCCGGCGGGGCTCTTCTTCTTCGCGGTGAGGGAGGGGTCGCCGCCGCCGACGAGGACGATCTGTCCTGGGGCGGTGCCCGGTACGACGGTGGTCCTGATCCGGTGCTCGGGCCCGAGGGCGGCGAGCACGGCCACGGCCGTGGCGATCTTGACGGTGGAGGCGGGGGTCATCGGCTCGCGCGCCCCGGACTCGAAGAGCACCTGCCCGGTGGCGGTGTCGACGACGGAGGCGGTACGGGCCGTGCCGAGCGCGGGATCGGCCAGCAGCGGCCGCAGCCGGGCGGCGAGCCCGTCGGCGGATCCGGCGGGGGCGGCCTGTGCCCGCGGGACGCCGGGGCCTACGGCGCCCAGTACTCCGGGGGCGCTGGGCGCCGCCTGCGGTAGGGGTCCGGCGGCGGCGGTGCCGTCGTGATCTGCGCCACCCGTACGGCCCCAGGAGGCCGCCCTGTCCCGCTCGGCCTTACGCTGGCCGGAGTCCCATGGGCCGGCGGCGGTCACCGCTGCCACCGACAGGGCGAGGCCGGCGACGGCCGCACCCGCGGTGAGCTGCCAGGTCTTGACCAATGGCACCTCGGACCAGCCCCTTTCGCGATCACACATATGCGTGAGGGACACTTAACCACTGCGTCTTGCCGCGAGCATGGCACCCCACCCGACAGGGCTGGGCCGGACGCGCACGCAGTTGAATCAATGCCGTCTCGAAGCATGAAGTTGATCATGGAGGAGCAGGACGTGGAGTTCGACGTCACCATCGAGATCCCCAAGGGTTCGCGGAACAAGTACGAGGTGGACCACGAGACCGGCCGGATCCGTCTGGACCGTCGCCTCTTCACCTCGACCAGCTACCCGGCCGACTACGGCTTCGTCGAGAACACCCTCGGCGAGGACGGCGACCCGCTGGACGCGCTGGTCATCCTTGACGAGCCGACCTTCCCGGGCTGCCTCATCAAGTGCCGCGCCATCGGCATGTTCCGCATGACGG
This DNA window, taken from Streptomyces sp. TN58, encodes the following:
- the tilS gene encoding tRNA lysidine(34) synthetase TilS, giving the protein MGPHPAVAAIRLAVRRVLHDVLTELTDRPRTPSGAFPCADPRTGAGTPPLVLVACSGGADSMALASALAFEAPKLGIRAGGITVDHGLQDGSDQRAAEVVVRMTALGLDPVESVAVRVGRDGGPEAAARDARYGALDEAADRLGAAAVLLGHTRDDQAETVLLGLARGSGIRSLSGMPEVSGGPGRPGRSHRYRRPFLQVDRQTARKACMVQSLAVWDDPHNMDPAYTRSRLRHEGLPALEKALGKGVVEALARTAQLSRDDADALDAWAAEAEGGVRDEDGRLECAKLYALPPAVRRRVLRRAVVAAGSPAGSLFARHIEEVDRLITGWRGQGAINLPGRVEAQRQGGRLVIRQG
- a CDS encoding zinc-dependent metalloprotease, producing the protein MTSISGAEMVDWNLAVATATRLVRPGPEVTRDEARAVVAELRGHARTSERHVREYTRMIPDGAAVPDTPVLVVDRPGWVRANVAGFRALLTPLLGKMQERRAGAPGGAVLGTVGGKVTGVELGMLLSFLASRVLGQYETFAPVSRDLPASASGGRLLLVAPNIVHVERELEVAPHDFRLWVCLHEETHRTQFTAVPWLRAHLEGEIQTFLGATEVDPMTVLERIREAAQSFAGARPDAEQADEGRSLVELVQTPEQREILARLTAVMSLLEGHADFVMDGVGPQVVPSVAEIREKFQQRRASGAGRLDAALRKLLGLDAKLRQYRDGERFVRAVVGQVGMEGFNRVWTSPNTLPTKAEIDRPADWVARVHGRGNEGSADTAQG
- the dacB gene encoding D-alanyl-D-alanine carboxypeptidase/D-alanyl-D-alanine-endopeptidase → MPLVKTWQLTAGAAVAGLALSVAAVTAAGPWDSGQRKAERDRAASWGRTGGADHDGTAAAGPLPQAAPSAPGVLGAVGPGVPRAQAAPAGSADGLAARLRPLLADPALGTARTASVVDTATGQVLFESGAREPMTPASTVKIATAVAVLAALGPEHRIRTTVVPGTAPGQIVLVGGGDPSLTAKKKSPAGSGGSLVALAADTAQALKAAGTDTVTLGYDDSLYTGPVRHPIGVNPNIAPVTALAADEGRPDDSTSGPVDRSDDPAGAAARAFRTLLSERGITVTAQPVRAKAAAGAQPLAVTQSTPVAGLVERMLTNSDNDIAEALARQTALASGQPAGFEGAEKAVTARLAGLGLDTAGSRFADGSGLNRADKVSAGLLTALLAKAADPSHPELRPVLTGLPVAGFTGTLRARNAGASPAAGLVRAKTGTLTGVNSLSGTVVDSQGRLLAFAFLTAHSPGPEGAEKGLDKLAAAVAAAP
- a CDS encoding inorganic diphosphatase, which produces MEFDVTIEIPKGSRNKYEVDHETGRIRLDRRLFTSTSYPADYGFVENTLGEDGDPLDALVILDEPTFPGCLIKCRAIGMFRMTDEAGGDDKLLCVPASDPRVEHLRDIHHVSEFDRLEIQHFFEVYKDLEPGKSVEGANWVGRAEAEAEIEASYKRLEAQGGHH